One stretch of Cedecea neteri DNA includes these proteins:
- the dadX gene encoding catabolic alanine racemase DadX, translating to MSRPVVATLDLSALRNNLDVVRRAAPQSRVWSVVKANAYGHGLDRVWSALGATDGFAMLNLEEAILLRERGWKGPILMLEGFFHADELALFDKYRLTTSLHSNWQVKALANAKLSAPLDVYLKINSGMNRLGFTPDRVHSIWQKLRSISNVGQLTLMAHFADAEQPEGIIEPMKRIEQAAEGIDAPRSLSNSAATLWHPEAHFDWVRPGIILYGASPSGQWQDVATSGIQPVMTLSSEIIGIQTLKAGDTVGYGSRYTASGEQRIGIVAGGYADGYPRIAPDGTPVMVDGVMTRVVGKVSMDMITVDLTPCPQAGIGSPVEMWGKNVKIDDVASAAGTVGYELMCALAPRVPVMVS from the coding sequence ATGTCCCGTCCTGTGGTAGCGACGCTGGATCTCAGCGCCCTGCGCAATAATCTTGATGTGGTGCGCAGAGCCGCGCCACAGTCTCGCGTGTGGTCGGTCGTCAAGGCCAATGCTTACGGGCACGGTCTCGATCGTGTCTGGTCGGCGCTCGGCGCGACGGATGGTTTTGCGATGTTGAACCTCGAAGAGGCCATTTTGCTGCGGGAGCGTGGCTGGAAAGGCCCGATCCTGATGCTGGAAGGCTTCTTCCATGCCGATGAACTGGCGCTGTTTGATAAATACCGGCTGACCACCAGCCTGCACAGCAACTGGCAGGTTAAGGCGCTGGCGAATGCCAAACTCAGCGCGCCGCTGGACGTTTATCTTAAAATTAACAGCGGCATGAACCGGCTGGGCTTTACGCCCGATCGCGTGCACAGCATCTGGCAAAAACTCCGTTCGATCTCAAACGTGGGTCAGCTGACTCTGATGGCGCATTTTGCCGATGCAGAACAGCCCGAAGGCATCATCGAGCCGATGAAGCGCATCGAGCAGGCGGCGGAAGGCATTGATGCTCCTCGTTCGCTGTCAAACTCTGCGGCGACGCTGTGGCACCCGGAAGCGCATTTTGACTGGGTTCGTCCGGGCATCATCCTTTATGGTGCGTCCCCGAGCGGCCAGTGGCAGGATGTGGCGACCAGCGGAATCCAGCCGGTGATGACGCTAAGCAGCGAAATTATCGGCATCCAGACCCTGAAAGCGGGCGATACCGTAGGCTACGGCAGCCGCTATACGGCAAGCGGTGAACAGCGTATCGGTATCGTCGCGGGTGGCTACGCGGACGGTTATCCACGCATAGCCCCGGACGGCACGCCGGTGATGGTGGACGGCGTGATGACCAGAGTGGTAGGAAAAGTGTCGATGGACATGATTACCGTGGACCTGACGCCATGCCCGCAGGCTGGCATCGGCAGCCCGGTCGAGATGTGGGGCAAAAACGTCAAAATTGATGACGTTGCCAGCGCCGCTGGTACGGTCGGTTATGAGCTGATGTGTGCGTTAGCGCCGCGAGTGCCGGTGATGGTGAGTTAA